The Frankiaceae bacterium genome includes a region encoding these proteins:
- a CDS encoding alpha/beta fold hydrolase, which yields MPRRKTLVDAVRRRAATDAAGLADVDAVVHFSDGTTEVSIRIAHGTVHVLPESAVPTTRISADPKTLLNVVEGKESGVAAFLDGRLKVDGDLSLSLRLDGVFAASDERPARFPRSAMVQAGRTRTFHLEAGPADAPPVVLLHGLGATNASLLPTLWDLAADYRVLAPDLPGHGASAAPYGAYDARFFARWLAAYLDAVGVETCVLLGNSLGGRVALEVALLEPTRVSGLILLAPAVAFRRLRQFVPVVRLARSEAAALPLPMTRGMARVTLRRMFSQPARLTAQSYDAAAGEFVRVYKRAAYRVAFFSSLKQIYLDDAFGEEGFWRRLPSLAPPALFLWGDRDRLVPSGFARHVAAALPAARSVVLPDCGHVPQFEHPDRTHQEVRAFLRELAGTGTSRRTPAPGA from the coding sequence ATGCCGCGTCGCAAGACCCTGGTCGACGCGGTCAGGCGCCGCGCCGCCACCGACGCGGCCGGGCTGGCCGACGTCGACGCCGTCGTGCACTTCTCGGACGGCACCACCGAGGTGTCGATACGGATCGCGCACGGCACGGTGCACGTCCTCCCCGAGTCGGCCGTCCCGACGACGCGGATCAGCGCCGACCCCAAGACCCTCCTGAACGTCGTGGAGGGCAAGGAGAGCGGCGTCGCGGCGTTCCTCGACGGCCGGCTGAAGGTCGACGGCGACCTGTCGCTGTCGCTGCGGCTCGACGGCGTCTTCGCCGCGTCGGACGAGCGGCCCGCGCGGTTCCCGCGGTCGGCGATGGTGCAGGCGGGACGGACGCGGACGTTCCACCTGGAGGCCGGTCCCGCGGACGCGCCGCCGGTGGTGCTGCTGCACGGCCTCGGGGCGACCAACGCGTCGTTGCTGCCGACGCTCTGGGACCTCGCGGCCGACTACCGCGTCCTGGCCCCTGACCTGCCTGGACACGGCGCGTCAGCGGCGCCGTACGGCGCGTACGACGCCCGCTTCTTCGCTCGCTGGCTGGCCGCGTACCTCGACGCCGTCGGCGTCGAGACCTGCGTGCTGCTCGGCAACTCCCTCGGCGGCCGCGTCGCGCTGGAGGTCGCGCTGCTGGAGCCGACGCGCGTGAGCGGGCTGATCCTGCTGGCGCCGGCGGTGGCGTTCCGGCGGCTGCGGCAGTTCGTGCCCGTCGTACGCCTCGCGCGCTCGGAGGCGGCGGCGCTGCCGCTGCCGATGACGCGGGGGATGGCGCGGGTGACGTTGCGGCGGATGTTCTCGCAGCCCGCGCGGCTGACGGCGCAGTCGTACGACGCGGCGGCGGGCGAGTTCGTGCGCGTCTACAAGCGGGCGGCGTACCGCGTGGCGTTCTTCTCGTCGCTCAAGCAGATCTACCTCGACGACGCGTTCGGCGAGGAAGGGTTCTGGCGGCGGCTGCCGTCGCTGGCGCCGCCCGCGCTGTTCCTCTGGGGCGACCGCGACCGGCTCGTGCCGTCGGGGTTCGCGCGGCACGTCGCGGCGGCGCTGCCTGCCGCCCGGTCCGTGGTGCTGCCGGACTGCGGGCACGTACCCCAGTTCGAGCACCCCGACCGCACGCATCAGGAGGTGCGGGCGTTCCTCAGAGAGCTCGCTGGAACGGGAACGTCGCGGCGTACGCCCGCGCCCGGGGCGTGA
- a CDS encoding aminoglycoside phosphotransferase family protein, whose protein sequence is MPDATRLSDYVGVVATAWPGSFGRAAVRLHEGRDHDVVLLGEEAAFRFPRTQRALDALPREVAALAELDDADPKVDVVLPEVLVDCSDNTLGRAFVAQRFLEGEPLPKASVDAVGPMAYRFAAELARVLDCLAAVTITPDLERVLTRAPLRRTWDELAELCGPEAHDAFAAVRALDTPPPALTHGDFCGANLRWDADETRLTGVLDWAQVHLGDPAYDIASIADTYGWDLAETVSAAMTNDDPGITPRARAYAATFPFQRAL, encoded by the coding sequence GTGCCGGATGCCACCCGTCTCTCCGACTACGTCGGCGTCGTCGCGACCGCCTGGCCCGGCTCGTTCGGGCGGGCGGCGGTACGCCTCCACGAGGGCCGCGACCACGACGTCGTGCTGCTGGGCGAGGAGGCGGCGTTCCGCTTCCCGCGGACGCAGCGGGCGCTCGACGCGCTGCCTCGCGAGGTCGCCGCCCTCGCCGAGCTCGACGACGCGGACCCGAAGGTCGACGTCGTCCTCCCCGAGGTGCTCGTCGACTGCTCGGACAACACGCTGGGCCGGGCGTTCGTGGCGCAGCGGTTCCTGGAAGGCGAGCCACTCCCGAAGGCGAGCGTCGACGCCGTCGGGCCGATGGCGTACCGGTTCGCCGCCGAGCTGGCCCGCGTCCTCGACTGCCTCGCCGCCGTGACGATCACGCCCGACCTCGAACGCGTCCTCACCCGCGCCCCGCTGCGCAGGACCTGGGACGAGCTGGCCGAGCTGTGCGGACCCGAGGCGCACGACGCGTTCGCGGCCGTACGAGCGCTCGACACCCCGCCACCGGCGCTGACCCACGGCGACTTCTGCGGCGCCAACCTCCGCTGGGACGCCGACGAGACCCGGCTCACCGGCGTCCTCGACTGGGCGCAGGTGCACCTCGGCGACCCGGCGTACGACATCGCGTCGATCGCCGACACCTACGGCTGGGACCTCGCCGAGACTGTCTCTGCCGCAATGACCAATGACGACCCCGGTATCACGCCCCGGGCGCGGGCGTACGCCGCGACGTTCCCGTTCCAGCGAGCTCTCTGA
- a CDS encoding acyl-CoA dehydrogenase family protein has protein sequence MAAAGLARSVLARSGLDAAALSGAGLLDPALPDVVRVEVLRECGRAGCSFGLSLAGDELGRAAVLGGAGEALAETGMAYASSRVVFGRPLAKMPVQRYAFAAVTASVEAAVALVRRVASGAGTSLDAESVLPFALDAAWAAAEAALQVHGGYGYSDEYPVSVMWTEVVAARASLL, from the coding sequence GTGGCCGCCGCCGGCCTGGCGCGGTCGGTGCTCGCGCGGTCCGGTCTGGACGCCGCCGCCCTGTCCGGTGCCGGGCTGCTCGACCCCGCCCTGCCGGACGTCGTCCGCGTCGAGGTGCTGCGTGAGTGCGGGCGGGCTGGGTGCTCGTTCGGGCTCTCGCTGGCTGGTGACGAGCTGGGGCGCGCGGCGGTGCTCGGCGGCGCGGGGGAGGCGCTGGCGGAGACCGGGATGGCGTACGCGAGCTCCCGGGTGGTCTTCGGGCGGCCGCTCGCGAAGATGCCGGTGCAGCGGTACGCGTTCGCGGCGGTGACGGCGTCCGTCGAGGCGGCGGTCGCGCTGGTGCGGCGGGTGGCGTCGGGCGCGGGGACCTCGCTCGACGCGGAGTCGGTGCTGCCGTTCGCGCTCGACGCCGCGTGGGCGGCGGCGGAGGCGGCGCTGCAGGTGCACGGGGGGTACGGCTACAGCGACGAGTACCCCGTCTCTGTCATGTGGACCGAGGTCGTCGCGGCGCGCGCTTCTCTGCTGTAA
- a CDS encoding cupredoxin domain-containing protein: MTRRFATLLLLLAGFVSVPLPADAATATVTIGSSLSPKSLTVAPGTTVTWRNSHSERHRIRTTSAPVEIDSDDLEPGESYSITLRTAGTYRYVDHREEDDSNYWGIVTVSSSGGGSGGGGTGGGGGGTGGGGTTAPASGTVTMAGRAFSPSSISVRVGGTITFSNNDDDEHTVTANDRSFDSGVLNAGGRYTRTFRTAGTFRYFCAIHTDMTGTVTVPSASGAVPPPAPAAPRPPAAAPAPPPAPPVRVAGKPAAVRVNVIDFGYTPARATARVGDTVSWVNVGAAPHTVTPSGGAPFGTSMLAAGATYRWSPTKTGTWSYVCAFHPQMTGTLVVLPKSAAAPRNAPAGAPAPAVRTSRSPTAAASSPVVAAPGSGTPSPGAARSRSMEPVSASSPLVAWSLWGALGLVTFLALAWWRGREVAGDAAPRG; this comes from the coding sequence ATGACGCGCCGTTTCGCCACGCTGCTGCTGCTTCTTGCCGGGTTCGTGTCGGTGCCGCTGCCCGCGGACGCCGCGACCGCCACCGTCACCATCGGCTCCTCGCTGTCGCCGAAGTCGCTCACCGTCGCGCCGGGGACCACGGTCACCTGGCGCAACAGCCACTCCGAGCGGCACCGCATCCGCACCACCAGCGCGCCGGTCGAGATCGACTCCGACGACCTCGAGCCCGGGGAGTCGTACTCGATCACGCTGCGGACGGCGGGGACGTACCGCTACGTCGACCACCGCGAGGAGGACGACTCGAACTACTGGGGGATCGTCACGGTCTCGTCGTCCGGCGGCGGGTCTGGCGGGGGCGGCACCGGCGGCGGTGGCGGCGGAACCGGTGGGGGCGGCACCACGGCGCCGGCCAGCGGCACGGTGACGATGGCCGGGCGGGCGTTCTCCCCGTCGTCCATCTCGGTGCGCGTCGGCGGCACGATCACGTTCTCGAACAACGACGACGACGAGCACACCGTGACCGCGAACGACCGCTCGTTCGACTCCGGCGTGCTCAACGCGGGCGGCCGCTACACGCGGACGTTCCGCACCGCGGGCACGTTCCGGTACTTCTGTGCGATCCACACCGACATGACCGGCACCGTGACCGTGCCGTCGGCGAGCGGCGCCGTGCCCCCGCCCGCGCCGGCGGCCCCGCGTCCCCCGGCTGCCGCGCCCGCCCCGCCACCGGCGCCTCCGGTGCGCGTGGCGGGCAAGCCGGCCGCCGTCCGCGTCAACGTGATCGACTTCGGCTACACGCCCGCCCGCGCCACCGCGCGCGTCGGCGACACCGTCTCCTGGGTCAACGTCGGCGCCGCGCCGCACACCGTGACGCCGTCGGGCGGCGCGCCGTTCGGTACGTCGATGCTCGCGGCGGGGGCGACGTACCGGTGGTCGCCGACGAAGACGGGGACGTGGTCGTACGTCTGCGCCTTCCACCCGCAGATGACCGGCACCCTCGTCGTGCTGCCGAAGTCCGCGGCGGCCCCTCGGAACGCACCGGCCGGTGCTCCCGCGCCCGCGGTGCGTACCTCCCGCTCTCCCACGGCGGCGGCGTCGTCACCGGTCGTGGCGGCACCGGGATCGGGTACGCCCTCGCCCGGCGCCGCGCGGTCGCGGTCGATGGAGCCGGTGTCGGCGAGCAGCCCGCTCGTCGCGTGGTCGCTGTGGGGCGCGCTGGGGCTGGTGACGTTCCTCGCACTGGCCTGGTGGCGCGGCCGCGAGGTGGCCGGGGACGCCGCGCCGCGCGGGTAG
- a CDS encoding CaiB/BaiF CoA-transferase family protein, which translates to MSEPGSSPGPGPGPGPGSGPGSAPGLPLAGLRVLDLSRLLPGGYATLLLADLGADVLKVEEPGKGDYLRWMPPYAATGEGAMHLALNRGKRSLTLNLKMSQGRDVLRRLVRDADVLIESFRPGVMSRLGVGWEVLSADNERLIYAAISGYGADGPYAQRAGHDINYLGYAGALSFSGHPETGPWQPGLQIGDLGGGGLMAAVAVLTALHVRERTGTGQFCDVSMTDGVLSWLTLTAGAFAATGVPPRVGRETLNGGLACYGVYRCADGRHLTVGALEPQFFAALCGALGLDELVPWHLDPARQAELRARLEAVFATRPRDEWLDLLVPADCCVGPVNDLAEAYADPQVRARGMVAEQALADGTPFAQVGVVPRLADTPGRVGAVASPLGADTDDVLAAAGYDADEVAALRAAGAV; encoded by the coding sequence GTGAGCGAGCCCGGATCCTCGCCCGGTCCCGGTCCCGGTCCCGGTCCCGGCTCCGGTCCCGGTTCCGCGCCCGGCCTGCCCCTCGCCGGCCTCAGGGTCCTCGACCTCTCCCGGCTCCTCCCCGGCGGGTACGCGACCCTCCTCCTCGCCGACCTCGGCGCCGACGTGCTCAAGGTCGAGGAGCCGGGCAAGGGCGACTACCTGCGCTGGATGCCGCCGTACGCCGCCACCGGCGAGGGTGCCATGCACCTCGCCCTCAACCGCGGCAAGCGCTCGCTCACGCTCAATCTAAAAATGTCACAGGGCCGTGATGTCCTCAGGAGGCTCGTCCGAGACGCGGACGTGCTGATCGAGTCGTTCCGGCCCGGGGTCATGTCCCGGCTCGGAGTGGGCTGGGAGGTGCTATCGGCAGACAACGAGCGGCTGATCTACGCCGCGATATCCGGATACGGCGCGGACGGTCCGTACGCCCAACGCGCCGGGCATGACATCAACTACCTCGGGTACGCCGGCGCGCTGTCGTTCAGCGGTCACCCCGAGACCGGTCCGTGGCAGCCAGGGCTGCAGATCGGCGACCTCGGCGGTGGCGGCCTCATGGCAGCCGTCGCGGTCCTCACCGCGCTGCACGTGCGGGAGCGGACGGGTACGGGGCAGTTCTGCGACGTGTCGATGACCGACGGCGTGCTGTCGTGGCTGACGCTCACGGCGGGGGCGTTCGCGGCGACCGGCGTGCCGCCCCGCGTCGGCCGGGAGACGCTCAACGGCGGCCTCGCCTGCTACGGCGTCTACCGGTGCGCGGACGGCCGGCACCTGACGGTGGGCGCGTTGGAGCCGCAGTTCTTCGCCGCCCTGTGCGGAGCGCTCGGCCTCGACGAGCTGGTGCCGTGGCACCTCGACCCCGCGCGGCAGGCGGAGCTGCGCGCGCGGCTCGAGGCGGTCTTCGCGACGCGGCCACGCGACGAGTGGCTCGACCTGCTCGTGCCCGCGGACTGCTGCGTCGGGCCGGTCAACGACCTCGCCGAGGCGTACGCCGACCCGCAGGTCCGCGCGCGCGGCATGGTGGCCGAGCAGGCGCTGGCCGACGGGACGCCGTTCGCGCAGGTCGGGGTCGTGCCGCGGCTCGCGGACACGCCGGGACGCGTCGGCGCGGTGGCATCGCCGCTCGGCGCCGACACCGACGACGTGCTGGCCGCGGCCGGGTACGACGCCGACGAGGTCGCGGCGCTGCGCGCGGCAGGTGCCGTGTGA
- a CDS encoding NYN domain-containing protein produces the protein MSEGGVALPEAARQRVLAYASTALGALEPADVPPTLKRFASFTPAKRAKLAGPALATVVDAMPAFRQVVATVAQRHQPELAEALEAGTAPAAADPAEVAALAYLLRPEGWEEHVATAAARLADRAAEARAGEEAAEVERLRAEAADARRAAKAEQERLRAEVAALRSELEAARRAARTAADGTRRAEAAAATAAADLAAARESAAKDAATAESAARRARTRIAEVESQLEAARRAGREGRSEDTIRLRVLLDALVNAAAGLRRELALPPTTDRPGDLVAQGSAGAAGSQARGLGPGDAPYLEALLGAPTAHLIVDGYNVTKTGYPSLSLEEQRSRLVASLRALAARTGAEVTCVFDGAAAATSAPLGSRQLRVHFTPPGRTADEAIAAFVAAEPPGRPLIVVSSDKEVADRARRAQATPVPSATLLALLGR, from the coding sequence GTGAGCGAGGGCGGCGTCGCCCTGCCCGAGGCGGCGCGGCAGCGCGTGCTCGCGTACGCCTCGACGGCGCTCGGCGCGCTGGAGCCTGCCGACGTGCCGCCGACGCTGAAGCGGTTCGCGTCGTTCACGCCGGCCAAGCGCGCCAAGCTGGCCGGGCCCGCGCTGGCGACGGTCGTGGACGCGATGCCGGCGTTCCGGCAGGTCGTCGCCACGGTCGCGCAGCGGCACCAGCCCGAGCTGGCCGAGGCACTGGAGGCGGGCACCGCGCCGGCCGCGGCCGACCCGGCGGAGGTGGCGGCGCTCGCGTACCTGCTGCGCCCCGAAGGCTGGGAGGAGCACGTCGCCACGGCCGCCGCGCGGCTGGCCGACCGCGCCGCCGAGGCGCGCGCGGGGGAGGAGGCCGCCGAGGTCGAACGCCTGCGCGCCGAGGCCGCCGACGCCCGCCGCGCGGCCAAGGCGGAGCAGGAGCGCCTCCGCGCCGAGGTCGCCGCGCTCAGGTCCGAGCTGGAGGCGGCCCGTCGTGCCGCGCGGACGGCCGCCGACGGCACCCGCCGCGCCGAGGCCGCCGCCGCGACCGCCGCCGCCGACCTCGCCGCCGCGCGCGAGTCCGCCGCCAAGGACGCCGCCACGGCCGAGTCCGCCGCCAGGCGCGCCCGCACCCGCATCGCCGAGGTGGAGAGCCAGCTGGAGGCGGCGCGCAGGGCGGGGCGGGAAGGGCGCTCGGAGGACACGATCCGCCTTCGCGTGCTGCTCGACGCGCTGGTCAACGCCGCCGCCGGCCTGCGCCGCGAGCTGGCCCTGCCGCCGACCACCGACCGGCCTGGCGACCTCGTCGCGCAGGGCAGCGCCGGCGCGGCGGGCTCGCAGGCGCGCGGGCTGGGGCCCGGCGACGCGCCGTACCTGGAGGCGCTGCTCGGCGCCCCCACCGCGCACCTCATCGTGGACGGCTACAACGTCACCAAGACCGGCTACCCCTCCCTGTCCCTGGAGGAGCAGCGCTCGCGGCTGGTCGCGAGCCTGCGTGCGCTCGCGGCGCGAACGGGGGCGGAGGTGACGTGCGTGTTCGACGGCGCGGCCGCGGCGACGAGCGCGCCGCTGGGCTCGCGCCAGCTGCGCGTGCACTTCACCCCGCCGGGCCGTACGGCGGACGAGGCGATCGCGGCGTTCGTCGCGGCGGAGCCGCCAGGCCGCCCGCTGATCGTCGTGTCGTCGGACAAGGAGGTGGCCGACCGTGCCCGGCGCGCGCAGGCGACGCCCGTGCCCTCGGCGACCCTGCTGGCCCTCCTCGGGAGGTAG
- a CDS encoding NlpC/P60 family protein encodes MATPRSNPRTSRSSLPGTLSTRGTRAVGVLLATLLALVLVPFSGASADPTPTPAQARRELARLEAEVDNAVEDYNDARIALKKAQRSAAAVQARVDRAAARVAALRKQMGRFASAAYQSGGLDSFVTLMSTSNPQTFLDQATTLDQIARDQAGDLRELKAASHALAAQEAEAKAAIEATKAVERRMAAVRKTIEAKVARQQRLVEIAESAADAAAARHRAGSARASRSAAPRVYYNGPASGRAKIAVAEAYRQLGKWYQWGAAGPDRFDCSGLTMWVWGKAGVSLPHSSRMQIGYGRRVQRSELLPGDLVFYGSPIHHVGIYVGGGRYIAAPHTGAQVGFRDVNRGDWAGATRL; translated from the coding sequence TTGGCGACCCCCCGCAGCAACCCCCGCACGTCCCGTTCGTCCCTTCCCGGCACGCTGAGCACCCGCGGCACCCGCGCCGTCGGCGTGCTGCTCGCGACGCTGCTGGCACTCGTGCTCGTGCCATTCTCCGGCGCCAGTGCCGACCCGACGCCGACCCCCGCGCAGGCGCGCCGCGAGCTGGCCCGCCTCGAGGCCGAGGTCGACAACGCCGTCGAGGACTACAACGACGCCCGCATCGCCCTCAAGAAGGCGCAGCGCAGCGCCGCCGCCGTCCAGGCGCGCGTCGACCGCGCCGCCGCCCGCGTCGCCGCGCTGCGCAAGCAGATGGGCCGCTTCGCGTCGGCCGCGTACCAGTCCGGCGGGCTCGACTCGTTCGTCACGCTGATGTCGACGAGCAACCCCCAGACGTTCCTCGACCAGGCCACGACGCTCGACCAGATCGCCCGTGACCAGGCCGGCGACCTCCGCGAGCTGAAGGCGGCCTCGCACGCCCTCGCCGCGCAGGAGGCCGAGGCCAAGGCCGCGATCGAGGCCACCAAGGCCGTCGAGCGCCGCATGGCCGCCGTCCGCAAGACCATCGAGGCCAAGGTCGCCCGCCAGCAGCGGCTCGTCGAGATCGCCGAGAGCGCGGCCGACGCCGCCGCCGCGCGTCACCGCGCCGGCAGCGCCCGCGCGAGCCGCTCGGCCGCGCCGCGCGTCTACTACAACGGCCCCGCGTCGGGCCGCGCCAAGATCGCCGTCGCCGAGGCGTACCGCCAGCTCGGCAAGTGGTACCAGTGGGGCGCCGCGGGCCCGGACCGCTTCGACTGCTCCGGCCTGACGATGTGGGTCTGGGGCAAGGCCGGCGTCTCGCTGCCGCACTCCAGCCGCATGCAGATCGGCTACGGCCGCCGGGTCCAGCGCAGCGAGCTGCTGCCGGGCGACCTGGTGTTCTACGGCAGCCCGATCCACCACGTCGGCATCTACGTCGGCGGCGGCCGCTACATCGCCGCCCCGCACACCGGCGCGCAGGTCGGCTTCCGCGACGTCAACCGCGGCGACTGGGCCGGAGCCACACGCCTGTAA
- the sepH gene encoding septation protein SepH, whose translation MPVIPGGDTERGEGYERVRELHVVALSSDGKHLVVTPTKGSLKGAYLLPVNARLRKALNGELNPKPKPAKAEPEPAPPPKPAAESRLTPAQIQARLRAGQTPERVARSAGVPVDRVTRFYGPVLSERALVLDAAREGVLTRARLGASKAPLGPAVNANLAAKGLPAPSNDDWTAFRKPDGSWVVCLTVAAARGSRRAEWSWQPATKALAPLNPYAAALGHVDKPVTKPRTGLRRR comes from the coding sequence TTGCCGGTCATTCCGGGCGGCGACACCGAGCGAGGCGAGGGGTACGAGCGCGTGCGCGAACTCCACGTCGTCGCGCTCAGCTCCGACGGCAAGCACCTGGTCGTGACCCCGACGAAGGGGTCGCTCAAGGGCGCGTACCTCCTCCCGGTCAACGCCCGCCTGCGCAAGGCGCTCAACGGCGAGCTCAACCCCAAGCCCAAGCCGGCGAAGGCCGAGCCGGAGCCGGCCCCGCCGCCGAAGCCCGCCGCCGAGAGCCGCCTCACGCCCGCGCAGATCCAGGCGCGGCTGCGCGCGGGCCAGACGCCGGAACGCGTCGCGCGCAGCGCCGGGGTCCCCGTCGACAGGGTCACCCGCTTCTACGGCCCCGTGCTGTCGGAGCGCGCGCTCGTCCTCGACGCCGCCCGCGAGGGCGTCCTCACCCGCGCCCGCCTCGGCGCCAGCAAGGCCCCGCTCGGCCCCGCCGTCAACGCCAACCTCGCCGCCAAGGGCCTCCCCGCCCCGTCGAACGACGACTGGACGGCGTTCCGCAAGCCCGACGGCAGCTGGGTCGTCTGCCTCACGGTGGCCGCCGCGCGCGGCAGCAGGCGCGCCGAGTGGTCGTGGCAGCCCGCCACGAAGGCCCTCGCGCCGCTGAATCCGTACGCCGCCGCCCTCGGCCACGTCGACAAGCCGGTCACCAAGCCGAGGACAGGGCTGCGGCGGCGGTGA
- a CDS encoding M48 family metallopeptidase: MNVPRLPALVAFLALGLLLVVLLALTTPWNPLGANAPKVATDPSRDFTAAQLAKENAFHNALRPWSLTSLALGLVVAAMLGLTPLGARVVTAVGRGPWPVRAALGGLALSLVPMLVTLPLDAKSETVLRRYGLSTQTWGTWAVDRLKVALVGAVLLVLVVVGIVGLARIAPRTWWAFGALGAAVLVTAASYVFPLVVEPLFNKFTPLQAGTLRTELLDLADRDGIPVKEILVADASRRTTALNAYVSGIGNTRRIVVYDTLLEKGTPAEVRLVVAHELGHVKTHDVRNQTLLGALAAAASVCGLFLLLTSRLVARAGAEAASDPRALGLVLFAVAAATFLSSPVQTLVSRRVEARADVHSLDLTGDLDAFVESEKTLAVTNLGDLDPHPLLYTWFWTHPTSPERIALARAWAQQAGR; the protein is encoded by the coding sequence GTGAACGTCCCCCGCCTCCCCGCGCTCGTCGCGTTCCTCGCGCTCGGCCTGCTGCTCGTCGTGCTGCTCGCGCTGACGACACCGTGGAACCCGTTGGGCGCCAACGCTCCCAAGGTCGCGACCGATCCGTCCCGCGACTTCACCGCGGCGCAGCTCGCGAAGGAGAACGCGTTCCACAACGCGCTGCGCCCGTGGAGCCTCACGTCGCTCGCGCTCGGCCTCGTCGTCGCGGCCATGCTCGGACTGACGCCGCTCGGCGCGCGCGTCGTCACCGCCGTCGGCCGCGGCCCATGGCCGGTGCGGGCGGCGCTCGGCGGGCTCGCCCTCTCGCTCGTACCGATGCTCGTCACGCTGCCACTGGACGCGAAGTCGGAGACCGTCCTGCGGCGGTACGGCCTGTCCACGCAGACGTGGGGCACCTGGGCCGTCGACCGGCTCAAGGTCGCACTCGTCGGCGCCGTGCTCCTCGTCCTCGTCGTGGTCGGCATCGTCGGCCTGGCTCGCATCGCGCCGCGGACGTGGTGGGCCTTCGGCGCGCTCGGCGCGGCCGTCCTCGTCACGGCGGCGAGCTACGTCTTCCCGCTCGTCGTCGAGCCGCTCTTCAACAAGTTCACGCCACTGCAGGCCGGCACCCTCAGGACCGAGCTGCTCGACCTCGCCGACCGCGACGGCATCCCCGTGAAGGAGATCCTCGTCGCCGACGCGTCGCGGCGGACGACGGCCCTCAACGCGTACGTCTCCGGCATCGGCAACACCCGCCGCATCGTCGTCTACGACACCCTGCTGGAGAAGGGCACGCCCGCCGAGGTACGCCTCGTCGTCGCGCACGAGCTCGGCCACGTCAAGACGCACGACGTCCGCAACCAGACGCTGCTCGGCGCGCTCGCCGCGGCGGCGTCGGTCTGCGGGCTGTTCCTGCTGCTCACCAGCCGCCTCGTGGCGCGAGCCGGCGCGGAGGCCGCTTCCGACCCGCGCGCGCTCGGCCTGGTGCTCTTCGCGGTCGCGGCCGCGACGTTCCTCAGCAGCCCCGTGCAGACGCTCGTCTCGCGCCGGGTCGAGGCGCGTGCCGACGTCCACTCGCTCGACCTCACCGGCGACCTCGACGCGTTCGTCGAGTCGGAGAAGACGCTCGCCGTCACGAACCTCGGCGACCTCGACCCCCACCCGCTGCTCTACACGTGGTTCTGGACGCACCCCACCAGCCCCGAGCGCATCGCGCTCGCCCGCGCCTGGGCGCAGCAGGCCGGCCGATGA
- a CDS encoding glycosyltransferase family 4 protein: MRTLVVTNDFPPRPGGIQQFVHALASRLPSDEVVVYAPKWKRDALFDSEQKFPVVRHPTSLMLPVPDVLRRAREIARAEGCDTVWFGAAAPLGLLAERLKRTGVRRAVASTHGHEVGWARLPAARQVLRRIGRQVDVVTYLGGYTRSRLEPALGPGATLAQLPSGVDTDVFHPGAGREDVRRRLALADRPVVVCVSRLVQRKGQDVLIRALPAVRRAVPGAALLVVGGGPDMPRLQRLAAETGVADDVRFTGSVPWQELPAHYAAGDVFAMPCRTRLGGIDVEGLGIVYLEAAATGLPVVAGDSGGAPDAVLDGETGVVVDGRDVERVGTEVAALLADPRRAAAMGARGRAWVEEAWRWDVLADRLHGLLTG, encoded by the coding sequence ATGAGGACCCTCGTCGTCACGAACGACTTCCCGCCGCGCCCCGGCGGCATCCAGCAGTTCGTCCACGCGCTCGCCTCGCGGCTGCCCTCCGACGAGGTCGTCGTCTACGCGCCGAAGTGGAAGCGCGACGCGCTCTTCGACAGCGAGCAGAAGTTCCCCGTCGTACGCCACCCGACGTCGTTGATGCTGCCCGTCCCCGACGTCCTCAGGCGCGCCCGCGAGATCGCGCGCGCCGAGGGCTGCGACACCGTGTGGTTCGGCGCCGCCGCGCCGCTCGGCCTGCTCGCCGAACGACTGAAGAGGACCGGTGTGCGCCGCGCCGTCGCCTCGACCCACGGCCACGAGGTCGGCTGGGCGCGGCTGCCCGCCGCCCGCCAGGTGCTCCGCAGGATCGGTCGCCAGGTCGACGTCGTGACGTACCTCGGCGGCTACACCCGCTCGCGCCTCGAGCCCGCCCTCGGTCCCGGCGCGACGCTCGCGCAGCTGCCGAGCGGCGTCGACACCGACGTGTTCCACCCGGGGGCCGGCCGCGAGGACGTACGCCGCCGCCTCGCGCTCGCCGACCGGCCCGTCGTCGTCTGCGTGTCGCGGCTGGTGCAGCGCAAGGGCCAGGACGTGCTCATCCGCGCGCTGCCCGCGGTCCGCCGCGCGGTGCCCGGCGCCGCACTGCTCGTCGTCGGCGGCGGCCCCGACATGCCACGGCTGCAACGTCTCGCGGCCGAGACCGGCGTCGCCGACGACGTACGGTTCACCGGGTCGGTGCCCTGGCAGGAGCTGCCCGCGCACTACGCGGCGGGCGACGTCTTCGCGATGCCGTGCCGTACGCGCCTCGGCGGTATCGACGTCGAGGGCCTCGGCATCGTCTACCTCGAAGCCGCGGCTACGGGCCTGCCCGTCGTCGCCGGCGACAGCGGGGGAGCGCCCGACGCGGTGCTCGACGGCGAGACCGGCGTCGTCGTCGACGGCCGCGACGTCGAGCGCGTCGGCACCGAGGTCGCCGCGCTGCTGGCCGACCCGCGGCGCGCCGCCGCCATGGGCGCGCGCGGCCGCGCGTGGGTCGAGGAGGCATGGCGCTGGGACGTCCTCGCCGACCGGCTCCACGGCCTGCTGACCGGATGA